The following are encoded in a window of Variovorax paradoxus genomic DNA:
- a CDS encoding nitrile hydratase accessory protein, whose protein sequence is MKANDMPPLALAPGMPRDADGPVFREPWEAQAFAMTLALHERGLFSWIEWAEALATQIAAAQAAGDPDTGDTYYRHWLAALEGLVARKGASSDDELARYRHAWDHAAERTPHGQPIELRGEDFPG, encoded by the coding sequence ATGAAGGCGAACGACATGCCGCCGCTCGCACTCGCCCCGGGCATGCCGCGCGACGCCGACGGGCCGGTGTTCAGGGAGCCATGGGAGGCGCAAGCCTTCGCGATGACGCTGGCGTTGCATGAGCGCGGGCTGTTCAGCTGGATCGAGTGGGCCGAGGCGCTGGCCACGCAGATTGCTGCCGCGCAAGCCGCGGGCGACCCGGACACGGGCGACACCTACTACCGCCACTGGCTCGCCGCGCTTGAAGGGCTTGTGGCCCGCAAGGGTGCGAGTTCCGACGACGAGCTGGCCCGCTATCGCCACGCGTGGGATCACGCGGCGGAGCGCACGCCGCATGGGCAGCCGATCGAGCTGCGCGGCGAAGACTTTCCGGGCTGA
- a CDS encoding TRAP transporter substrate-binding protein — translation MKTKHSKRTLLLAAVAATLAFAAPGAFAQLKERTIKFAFQNQAGHPQAQGAQKFADLVAAKSGGKITVKLFPGGTLGGDLQTVSALQGGTVEMTVLNAGILSAQVKEFAAFDFPFLFNSGKEADVVTDGPFGQKMMAKLEDKALHGLGYWDLGFRNLTNSKRPIVKADDIAGLKIRVIQSPIYIDMFNALGANATPLPFPELYPALDQKAVDGQENPNTTILSSKFAEVQKYITQTRHIYNPQALLISRKTWDGMSADEKKIVNEAAAEATVFQRQASRGAADSALDALKKAGMTVSELPPEEMTKLRAKVKPVIDKYTASVGEATVKELMAEIEKARK, via the coding sequence ATGAAGACGAAGCATTCGAAGCGCACCTTGCTGCTGGCCGCCGTGGCGGCGACCCTCGCGTTCGCCGCTCCCGGCGCGTTCGCGCAGCTCAAGGAGCGCACCATCAAGTTCGCGTTCCAGAACCAGGCCGGCCATCCGCAGGCGCAGGGCGCACAGAAGTTCGCCGACCTCGTGGCCGCGAAGTCGGGCGGCAAGATCACCGTGAAGCTGTTCCCCGGCGGCACGCTCGGCGGCGATCTGCAGACCGTGTCGGCGCTGCAGGGCGGCACGGTGGAGATGACGGTGCTCAACGCCGGCATCCTGTCGGCGCAGGTGAAGGAGTTCGCGGCCTTCGACTTCCCGTTCCTCTTCAACAGCGGCAAGGAAGCCGACGTGGTCACCGATGGCCCCTTCGGCCAGAAGATGATGGCCAAGCTCGAAGACAAGGCGCTGCACGGCCTGGGCTACTGGGACCTGGGCTTTCGCAACCTGACGAACAGCAAGCGCCCGATCGTCAAGGCCGACGACATCGCGGGCCTGAAGATCCGCGTGATCCAGTCGCCGATCTACATCGACATGTTCAACGCGCTGGGCGCCAACGCCACGCCGCTGCCGTTCCCCGAGCTGTACCCCGCGCTCGACCAGAAGGCGGTCGACGGCCAGGAGAACCCGAACACGACCATCCTGTCGTCCAAGTTCGCGGAAGTGCAGAAGTACATCACCCAGACCCGCCACATCTACAACCCGCAGGCGCTGCTGATCAGCCGCAAGACCTGGGACGGCATGAGCGCCGACGAGAAGAAGATCGTCAACGAGGCCGCCGCCGAAGCGACCGTGTTCCAGCGCCAGGCCTCGCGCGGCGCCGCCGACAGCGCGCTCGACGCGCTCAAGAAGGCCGGCATGACCGTCTCCGAGCTGCCGCCCGAAGAGATGACGAAGCTGCGCGCCAAAGTGAAGCCGGTGATCGACAAGTACACCGCGTCGGTCGGCGAGGCCACCGTCAAGGAGCTGATGGCGGAGATCGAGAAGGCGCGCAAGTAG
- a CDS encoding thymidylate synthase, translating into MTSSTRPIRSQYEDFMRHVDTHGVFKSDRTGTGTKSVFGHQMRFDLNEGFPLVTTKKVHLKSIIQELLWFLTGSSNNNWLKERGVTIWDEWAREDGDLGPVYGVQWRSWPTPDGGHIDQISDVIKTLKTNPDSRRIIVSAWNVAELSKMALMPCHAFFQFYVAPPQAEGERGKLSCQLYQRSADIFLGVPFNIASYALLTHMVAQQCDLDVGDFIWTGGDCHIYSNHAEQVKLQLSRDPYPYPTLNIKRKPDSIFDYQYEDFEVLDYKHGDPIKAPVAV; encoded by the coding sequence ATGACCTCGTCCACCCGCCCCATCCGCTCCCAGTACGAAGACTTCATGCGCCATGTCGACACCCATGGCGTCTTCAAGAGCGACCGCACGGGCACGGGCACCAAGAGCGTGTTCGGCCACCAGATGCGCTTCGACCTGAACGAGGGCTTTCCGCTGGTGACCACGAAGAAGGTGCACCTCAAATCCATCATCCAGGAACTGCTGTGGTTCCTGACCGGCTCGAGCAACAACAACTGGCTCAAGGAACGCGGCGTCACCATCTGGGACGAATGGGCGCGCGAAGACGGTGACCTGGGCCCGGTGTACGGCGTGCAGTGGCGCAGCTGGCCCACGCCCGACGGCGGCCACATCGACCAGATTTCCGACGTCATCAAGACCCTGAAGACCAACCCCGATTCGCGCCGCATCATCGTGAGCGCCTGGAACGTGGCCGAGCTGTCGAAGATGGCGCTCATGCCCTGCCACGCCTTCTTCCAGTTCTACGTGGCGCCGCCGCAGGCCGAAGGCGAGCGCGGCAAGCTCAGCTGCCAGCTCTACCAGCGCAGCGCCGACATCTTCCTGGGCGTGCCCTTCAACATCGCCAGCTACGCGCTGCTCACGCACATGGTGGCGCAGCAGTGCGACCTCGACGTGGGCGACTTCATCTGGACCGGCGGCGACTGCCACATCTACAGCAACCACGCCGAGCAGGTGAAGCTGCAGCTCAGCCGCGACCCGTACCCCTACCCCACGCTGAACATCAAGCGCAAGCCGGATTCGATCTTCGACTACCAGTACGAAGACTTCGAAGTGCTCGATTACAAGCACGGCGATCCGATCAAGGCGCCGGTGGCGGTGTGA
- a CDS encoding IclR family transcriptional regulator: MSGILERSFKVLEHLAEHPEGCALSALASELQIPLSASHRLLAELIRCGYVRQEARDGHYVLTIKLVSISLSFLSRSGIVDIAQPLLDQLASTSGELVRLAVVDGEDLTFVAKAQGATHGLRYDPDMGLSVALSCSAAGHAWLSTMGEDDAMALVAKKGLGKPEDFGPKAPTSLKAVMAFVKAARQRGFSMINEVFAPAMTAMAAPVFGADGTAIGVVTIAGPSVRLTPQRMEALGPALCQAAEEVARASGASALFKKRA; this comes from the coding sequence ATGAGCGGAATACTGGAACGCAGCTTCAAGGTGCTGGAACATCTGGCGGAGCATCCCGAGGGGTGCGCGCTGTCGGCGTTGGCCAGCGAATTGCAGATTCCCTTGAGTGCATCGCACCGATTACTCGCGGAGCTCATCCGCTGCGGCTACGTGCGGCAGGAGGCGCGCGACGGCCACTACGTGCTGACGATCAAGCTGGTGTCGATCAGCCTGTCGTTCCTCAGCCGATCGGGCATCGTCGACATCGCGCAGCCGCTGCTCGACCAGTTGGCCTCGACCTCGGGCGAGCTCGTGCGCCTGGCGGTGGTCGACGGCGAAGACCTGACCTTCGTCGCCAAGGCGCAGGGCGCCACGCACGGCCTGCGCTACGACCCCGACATGGGCCTGTCGGTCGCGCTTTCGTGCAGCGCGGCCGGGCACGCGTGGCTGTCGACCATGGGCGAGGACGACGCCATGGCGCTGGTTGCCAAGAAGGGGCTGGGCAAGCCCGAAGACTTCGGCCCCAAGGCGCCCACGTCGCTCAAGGCCGTGATGGCTTTCGTGAAGGCGGCGCGCCAGCGCGGCTTCAGCATGATCAACGAGGTGTTCGCCCCCGCGATGACCGCCATGGCCGCGCCCGTGTTCGGCGCCGACGGCACGGCGATCGGGGTCGTCACCATCGCGGGCCCGTCGGTGCGGCTCACGCCGCAACGCATGGAAGCGCTCGGGCCGGCGCTGTGCCAGGCCGCCGAAGAGGTGGCGCGCGCCAGCGGGGCCTCGGCGTTGTTCAAGAAGAGGGCGTAG
- the nthB gene encoding nitrile hydratase subunit beta — translation MTYTTHADLGGQPGFGPVTPEPEGELFHGAWEPRALALTLAMGATGSWNIDASRAVRETLPNYRDLSYYQIWLGALEQLMLQRGQVFPDEIASGEMRHPPAPVARVLQAANVPAVLAKGSATERPAPAPARFAVGQAVRMHLGRIDHHTRLPGYVQGKRGMIEHIHGAHVFADANAQGLGEQPQWLYTVVFDEAELWGADAPRQNLAVSVDAWESYLEPAA, via the coding sequence ATGACCTACACGACCCACGCCGACCTCGGCGGGCAACCCGGTTTCGGCCCCGTCACGCCCGAACCCGAGGGCGAGCTGTTCCATGGCGCCTGGGAGCCGCGCGCGCTGGCCCTCACGCTGGCCATGGGCGCGACCGGCTCCTGGAACATCGATGCGAGCCGTGCCGTGCGCGAGACGCTGCCGAACTACCGTGACCTGAGCTACTACCAGATCTGGCTCGGCGCGCTGGAGCAGCTGATGCTGCAGCGCGGCCAGGTCTTCCCGGACGAGATCGCGTCCGGCGAGATGAGGCATCCGCCCGCACCGGTCGCCCGCGTGCTGCAGGCCGCGAACGTGCCCGCCGTGCTCGCCAAGGGCTCCGCCACCGAACGCCCCGCACCGGCGCCCGCACGCTTTGCGGTTGGCCAGGCCGTGCGCATGCACCTCGGCCGCATCGACCACCACACGCGCCTGCCGGGCTACGTGCAGGGCAAGCGCGGCATGATCGAACACATCCACGGCGCACACGTGTTCGCCGATGCGAATGCGCAGGGCCTGGGCGAGCAGCCGCAATGGCTCTACACCGTGGTCTTCGACGAAGCCGAACTGTGGGGCGCCGACGCACCGCGCCAGAACCTCGCCGTGTCGGTCGATGCGTGGGAAAGCTACCTGGAGCCTGCGGCATGA
- a CDS encoding TRAP transporter substrate-binding protein translates to MLAVAGLCAGLTAPSWAQQERVIRFGHLNNADHPVSFGVKRFAELLSAKSGGKMKVQEFPASQLGNEMQQQSALQGGVQQMSAPATTSLAGIVKEFGLVDFPFSVNNFAQADALLDGPLGQALIAKLPEKGLVALGYWDLGFRNVTNSKRPIAKPEDLEGLKIRVIPNPVFLETFKAFKANPVPMPFAELYGALEAKAVDGQENPYAVILSNKFYEVQKFVSATNHVYAANIVLVSKKFWDSLTPAEQKMMNDAANEARGYQRQVSRAAAQKSVGELQAKGAQFNELSTPEQKRMREIAKPVVDKFAAQYDPAIVKLYNDELVRIRK, encoded by the coding sequence ATGCTTGCCGTGGCCGGCCTGTGCGCCGGCCTCACCGCCCCGTCGTGGGCGCAGCAGGAGCGCGTGATCCGCTTCGGCCACCTCAACAACGCCGACCATCCCGTGAGCTTCGGCGTCAAGCGCTTCGCCGAGCTGCTCTCGGCCAAGAGCGGCGGCAAGATGAAGGTGCAGGAGTTCCCCGCCTCGCAGCTGGGCAACGAGATGCAGCAGCAGTCGGCGCTGCAAGGCGGCGTGCAGCAGATGTCGGCACCGGCCACCACCTCGCTGGCCGGCATCGTCAAGGAGTTCGGCCTCGTCGACTTCCCCTTCTCGGTGAACAACTTCGCGCAGGCCGATGCACTGCTCGACGGGCCGCTGGGCCAGGCATTGATCGCCAAGCTCCCCGAGAAGGGCCTCGTTGCTCTGGGCTACTGGGACTTGGGCTTTCGCAACGTGACGAACAGCAAGCGCCCGATCGCCAAGCCTGAAGACCTCGAGGGTTTGAAGATCCGCGTGATCCCCAACCCCGTGTTCCTCGAGACCTTCAAGGCCTTCAAGGCCAACCCGGTGCCGATGCCTTTCGCCGAGCTGTACGGTGCGCTGGAAGCCAAGGCGGTCGATGGGCAAGAGAACCCGTATGCGGTGATCCTGTCGAACAAGTTCTACGAAGTGCAGAAGTTCGTGAGCGCCACGAACCACGTCTACGCCGCCAACATCGTGCTGGTGAGCAAGAAGTTCTGGGACTCGCTCACGCCGGCCGAGCAGAAGATGATGAACGACGCGGCCAACGAGGCACGCGGTTATCAGCGGCAAGTCAGCCGTGCGGCTGCACAGAAGTCCGTCGGCGAACTGCAGGCCAAGGGCGCGCAGTTCAACGAACTCAGCACGCCCGAGCAGAAGCGCATGCGCGAGATCGCCAAGCCCGTCGTCGACAAGTTCGCCGCCCAGTACGACCCCGCCATCGTCAAGCTCTACAACGACGAGCTCGTACGCATCCGCAAGTAA
- a CDS encoding phosphatidate phosphatase App1 family protein has protein sequence MTTPPRRSGSSPRLSRRTVLAGAALLAGLAPLQALHAAGPLESDEEALFMPGTARPTADGRIEVDVHAWVFEREQRWGLDAALARYLGMNLKKLTPAARLRFSQRTALFHAESEEDKVIDVVFDGSATRLTMPPTGADGRSNLRAVLEASHIPASQEWLPFHGVTGPGELLPRFRGRAQIVPAQGVSVISDIDDTIKRTQVRDRREMLLNTFARRFEAAPGMAAYYRALAQAPGTRFHYLSGSPIQLYPALTDFIRDADFPAGSMHLRESTTWRTLIPSGEESRAHKLGAIERLLAEFPQRRFVLVGDSGEADPEIYAQVFRAHAQRIDGIVIRDVTDENRLSDRYRATFEGIDPVAWHLLQADTTAWPMQAALR, from the coding sequence ATGACGACGCCGCCTCGCAGGTCCGGCAGCTCGCCGCGGCTCTCGCGGCGCACCGTGCTGGCCGGTGCCGCCCTGCTCGCCGGCCTCGCGCCGCTGCAGGCCCTGCATGCCGCCGGACCATTGGAGTCCGACGAAGAGGCGCTCTTCATGCCCGGCACCGCGCGCCCCACCGCCGACGGCCGGATCGAGGTCGATGTGCATGCCTGGGTGTTCGAGCGCGAACAGCGCTGGGGCCTGGACGCCGCGCTCGCGCGCTACCTCGGCATGAACCTGAAGAAGCTCACGCCGGCCGCGCGGCTGCGCTTCAGCCAGCGCACCGCGCTGTTCCATGCCGAGTCGGAAGAAGACAAGGTGATCGACGTCGTCTTCGACGGCTCGGCCACGCGCCTCACGATGCCGCCCACGGGCGCCGACGGCCGCAGCAACCTGCGCGCGGTCCTCGAGGCCTCGCACATCCCGGCGTCGCAGGAGTGGCTGCCTTTCCACGGCGTGACCGGCCCGGGCGAGCTGCTGCCGCGCTTTCGCGGCCGCGCGCAGATCGTGCCGGCGCAAGGCGTGTCGGTCATCTCGGACATCGACGACACCATCAAGCGCACGCAGGTGCGCGACCGGCGCGAGATGCTGCTGAACACCTTCGCGCGCCGCTTCGAGGCCGCGCCGGGCATGGCGGCGTACTACCGCGCGCTGGCGCAGGCGCCCGGCACGCGCTTTCACTACCTCTCGGGCAGCCCGATCCAGCTGTACCCCGCACTCACCGATTTCATTCGCGACGCCGACTTTCCCGCCGGCAGCATGCACCTGCGCGAGAGCACGACCTGGCGCACGCTCATTCCCAGCGGCGAAGAATCGCGCGCGCACAAGCTCGGCGCGATCGAGCGGCTGCTGGCCGAATTTCCGCAGCGCCGCTTCGTGCTCGTGGGCGATTCGGGCGAGGCCGATCCCGAGATCTATGCGCAGGTGTTCCGCGCGCATGCGCAGCGCATCGACGGCATCGTGATCCGCGACGTGACCGACGAGAACCGGCTGTCCGATCGCTACCGCGCGACCTTTGAAGGCATCGATCCGGTGGCCTGGCATCTGCTGCAGGCCGACACCACGGCATGGCCGATGCAGGCGGCCCTGCGGTAG
- the nthA gene encoding nitrile hydratase subunit alpha, translating into MTGHDHSHDSHDSHDHSHDHSELGEMDLRVRALESVLTQKGYIDPAALDALIDTYQTRIGPRNGARVVARAWVDQKFHDWLMADATAAIASLGYTGRQGEHMVAVANTDDQHHMVVCTLCSCYPWPVLGLPPTWYKSAPYRSRAVKDPRGVLADFGTTLLENTRIRVWDSTAEVRYLVIPQRPAGTEGWSEDELAALVSRDSMIGTRVVEAPSARSTA; encoded by the coding sequence ATGACCGGCCATGACCACTCCCACGACTCCCACGACTCCCACGACCACTCTCACGACCACAGCGAACTCGGCGAGATGGACCTGCGTGTGCGCGCCCTCGAAAGCGTGCTCACCCAAAAGGGCTACATCGATCCCGCCGCGCTCGATGCGCTGATCGACACCTACCAGACCCGCATCGGGCCGCGCAACGGGGCACGGGTGGTGGCGCGGGCGTGGGTCGACCAGAAGTTTCACGACTGGCTGATGGCCGATGCCACGGCGGCGATCGCCTCGCTCGGCTACACGGGCCGCCAGGGCGAGCACATGGTCGCGGTGGCGAACACCGACGACCAGCACCACATGGTCGTTTGCACCCTCTGCAGCTGTTACCCCTGGCCCGTGCTCGGCCTGCCGCCCACCTGGTACAAGAGCGCGCCGTACCGCTCGCGCGCCGTGAAAGACCCGCGCGGCGTGCTGGCCGACTTCGGCACCACGCTGCTCGAGAACACCCGCATCCGCGTCTGGGACTCGACCGCCGAGGTGCGCTACCTCGTGATCCCGCAGCGCCCGGCCGGCACCGAGGGCTGGAGCGAGGACGAGTTGGCCGCGCTGGTTTCGCGCGATTCGATGATCGGCACGCGCGTGGTCGAGGCGCCGTCTGCAAGGAGTACTGCATGA
- a CDS encoding dihydrofolate reductase yields the protein MSAATPRIHLIFARAANGVIGANNTIPWHLPEDMAHFKQQTLGAPVIMGRKTWDSLPPRFRPLPGRQNIVITRQADWAADGAQRVGSVQEAIALCEALELPDAWVIGGAQIYAEAEPLAQRAVVTEIARDYEGDAHAPVLDAAVWRETQRESHVSAKDGLPFSFVTYERIAA from the coding sequence ATGAGTGCCGCCACACCCCGCATCCACCTGATCTTCGCGCGCGCCGCCAACGGCGTGATCGGCGCGAACAACACCATTCCCTGGCACCTGCCCGAGGACATGGCGCACTTCAAGCAGCAGACGCTGGGTGCGCCGGTGATCATGGGCCGCAAGACCTGGGACTCGCTGCCGCCGCGCTTTCGTCCGTTGCCGGGCCGCCAGAACATCGTGATCACGCGGCAGGCCGACTGGGCCGCCGATGGCGCGCAGCGTGTGGGCAGCGTGCAGGAAGCGATCGCGTTGTGCGAAGCGCTGGAGCTGCCCGATGCCTGGGTGATCGGCGGCGCACAGATCTACGCCGAAGCCGAACCGCTGGCTCAGCGCGCCGTGGTCACCGAGATCGCACGCGACTACGAAGGCGATGCGCACGCCCCCGTGCTCGACGCCGCCGTGTGGCGCGAGACGCAGCGCGAATCGCACGTCTCGGCCAAGGACGGCCTGCCCTTCAGCTTCGTGACCTACGAACGCATCGCGGCATGA
- the gdhA gene encoding NADP-specific glutamate dehydrogenase encodes MKHASAGGFLAHVAQRNPGQPEYLQAVTEVMESLWPYIEKHPKYTSHSLLERLVEPERVIMFRISWVDDHGEVQVNRGFRIQHSLAIGPYKGGMRFHPSVNLSILKFLAFEQTFKNALTTLPMGGGKGGADFDPKGKSQGEVMRFCQALVTELFRHVGADTDVPAGDVGVGGREVGFMAGMVKKLTNRADCVFTGKGLSFGGSLIRPEATGYGNVYFAQEMLKRKGRSFDGLRVSVSGAGNVAQYTIEKAMALGAKVVTVSDSSGTVVDEDGFTPEKLAVLMDVKNHLYGRVSDYAERTGTRFVAGATPWHVPVDVALPSATQNELNEEDARTLVKNGVVCVAEGANMPSTIEAVKVLEGHGVLYAPGKASNAGGVATSGLEMSQNAARLVWTRDEVDARLLQIMQGIHESCLHYGSRADGSVSYVDGANIAGFVRVADAMLAQGVV; translated from the coding sequence ATGAAGCACGCATCCGCCGGGGGGTTCCTCGCACACGTCGCACAACGCAACCCCGGACAGCCCGAGTACCTGCAGGCCGTGACCGAAGTCATGGAAAGCCTCTGGCCGTACATCGAAAAGCACCCCAAGTACACGAGCCACAGCCTGCTGGAACGGCTGGTCGAACCCGAGCGCGTGATCATGTTCCGCATCTCCTGGGTGGACGACCACGGCGAAGTGCAGGTCAACCGCGGTTTCCGCATCCAGCACAGCCTGGCCATCGGCCCGTACAAGGGCGGCATGCGCTTTCACCCGTCGGTGAACCTGTCGATCCTGAAATTCCTCGCCTTCGAGCAGACCTTCAAGAACGCGCTGACCACGCTGCCCATGGGCGGCGGCAAGGGCGGCGCCGACTTCGACCCCAAGGGCAAGAGCCAGGGCGAGGTGATGCGCTTCTGCCAGGCGCTGGTGACCGAGCTGTTCCGCCACGTGGGCGCCGACACCGACGTGCCGGCCGGCGACGTGGGCGTGGGCGGGCGCGAGGTCGGCTTCATGGCCGGCATGGTCAAGAAGCTCACCAACCGCGCCGACTGCGTGTTCACCGGCAAGGGCCTGAGCTTCGGCGGCTCGCTCATTCGCCCCGAAGCCACCGGCTACGGCAACGTCTACTTCGCGCAGGAAATGCTCAAGCGCAAGGGTCGCAGCTTCGACGGCCTGCGCGTGAGCGTCTCGGGCGCGGGCAACGTGGCGCAGTACACCATCGAGAAGGCCATGGCGCTGGGCGCCAAGGTGGTCACCGTGTCGGACTCGAGCGGCACCGTGGTCGACGAGGACGGCTTCACGCCCGAAAAACTCGCCGTGCTGATGGACGTGAAGAACCACCTCTACGGCCGCGTGAGCGACTATGCCGAGCGCACCGGCACCCGCTTCGTGGCCGGCGCGACGCCGTGGCACGTGCCGGTCGACGTGGCGCTGCCCAGCGCCACGCAGAACGAGCTCAACGAGGAAGACGCGCGCACGCTGGTGAAGAACGGCGTGGTGTGCGTGGCCGAAGGCGCCAACATGCCCTCGACCATCGAGGCTGTGAAGGTGCTCGAAGGCCACGGCGTGCTGTATGCGCCGGGCAAGGCGAGCAACGCGGGCGGCGTGGCCACGTCGGGCCTGGAGATGAGCCAGAACGCGGCTCGGCTGGTGTGGACGCGTGACGAGGTCGATGCGCGCCTGCTGCAGATCATGCAGGGCATCCACGAGTCGTGCCTGCACTACGGTTCGCGTGCCGACGGCAGCGTGAGTTACGTGGACGGCGCGAACATCGCCGGCTTCGTGCGCGTGGCGGATGCGATGCTGGCGCAGGGCGTCGTCTGA